The genomic stretch GGAGAGGGTTCTTTTTGTAGAGAGCCCATTCTAACAAAACAAAGCTAGGAAAGGTTGAGGGTGTACTACTATGGTAAAAGAAATTACGACAGAAGAGCTTCAGAAAAAGTTAGAGAACGGTGAATCTCTTCACCTTATTGATGTACGTGAAAATGAGGAAGTTGCAGAAGGAATAATTCCTGGAGCAGTTCATATTCCAATGGGCGAGATTCCTCAAAAAATGGATCAACTTGATACAGACAAAGAGTATATCTTTATTTGTCGTTCAGGTCGTCGCAGTGAAAATGTATGCTTCTTTTTAGAAGACCATGGCTATCAAGCCCGTAATATGGTTGGAGGCATGTTAGAGTGGAATGGTGAAGTGAAACGATAAAATACCGTTTTCATTTGTTAAAGTGCGCTTTTAGTAGAAAGCGCACTTTTTTTAAAAATAAAAAATTCAAAATGTTCAGGAGGTTATTCCTTTGAAAGTAGCTCTTATTCAAGCAAATGTAAAGATTGGAGATCCAGATCAAAACTTTACAAACATAGAGAAACTTATGACGAAAGCGATTGAGAGGCAGCCTGATATGATTGTGCTTCCAGAAATGTGGAACAGTGGATATGCATTAGAGAAAGCTGACGAAGTATCAGATCTAAACGGAGAGCGAACAAAAGAATTTCTTTCTTCTTTTGCTAAAAAAAATAGTGTGATGATCATCGGAGGAAGTACACTTACAAGCACTCCGCAAAAAGATTTTAAAAACACAATGTTTGTGTTTGGTCAAGACGGCAGGGAGTTGTTAAGTTATGAGAAAATACACCTTTTCCGCTTAATGGATGAACACAAATATTTGCAAGCAGGAGAAAAAGTAGGTTTATTAGATTACGAGGATATGAAAATAGGATTTATGATTTGCTATGATCTTAGATTTCCACAGCTTTCTCGCAAACTTGTAAATGAAGGAGCAAGCCTGCTTGTAAATGTCGCTCAATGGCCTACTGCACGCCTTGATCATTGGAGACACCTTTTAATCGCAAGAGCAATTGAAAATCAATGCTTCATTGTTGCTGTTAATAGATGTGGAAAAAGTGGGGATACGGAGTTCCCTGGAAACTCAATGGTGATCGATCCATTAGGAAGAGTGCTTTTAGAAGGAAATGATGAGGAAGAAATATATCATATTGAGATATCACTAGATGAAGTAGAAGAAGTTAGAAATCATATTCCCGTCATAACAGATCAACGTTTAGATTTGTATTAAAAAAGGGAGGCTAGCCCCTCCTTTTTTAATCTATTTCTAAAGTTTCAAATGAACGAAGCGTCTTTTTAATTTTTACAGCAGGTTCTTCCACTTTTTTCTTCTTGTTCATTTCCTTATGTTCCTCAACATGCTCTTCACGAGAAATCCAAGCTTTAAAGTCCTCTTGCTTTTCCCATTTCGAAACAAAAACATATTCAACTGTTTCTCGATGCTCTTTACGCCAGCATTCAAATGAAACGACACCATCAGCTTCTAGAATTTCCTGTTTATTTTTCTTTGCTTTATGTGCTAAGCGATCTTCATGTTCTTTATCTATTTCAAAACTTGCATTCATAACAAACATTATTAAATCCTCCTCTAAGATATTATCTTATTCAATAAGATAATATAATGATAATCTTTCTCAACTAATAAGTCAAATCTTTAAGGTTGTTTTCTTTCTAACATAATTTGCTCTTTTTTCTCGTAATTATAAAAAAGAAATAATAGAGGAGGAAGAGAAATGAAAGTAAAACTGTTTGATAAAGAACATGAAGGGGATTTAGAAGAGGCGATAAATCGTTTTTTAAAAACACTATCAGATGAACAAATTATTGATATCAAATACAATGTAGCAACAGCGATGACAGAAAAAGATCAAGTCTACTGTTTTTCTGCTCTTGTTATGTACAAAAAAGGCTGACGCATTACGTGTCAGCCTGTTAACTTATGATGTTTGTGTCGAATGAACTGCTGCACTATGTCCTGCAAGGCGACCTGTTACAAAAGCAGCTGTAATGTTGTATCCGCCAGTATAGCCATGGATATCTAAAATTTCTCCACAGAAGTGAAGACCATCCATTAACTTTGAGGACATTTCTTTCGGATGAATTTCTTTTGTAGAG from Priestia filamentosa encodes the following:
- a CDS encoding rhodanese-like domain-containing protein — translated: MVKEITTEELQKKLENGESLHLIDVRENEEVAEGIIPGAVHIPMGEIPQKMDQLDTDKEYIFICRSGRRSENVCFFLEDHGYQARNMVGGMLEWNGEVKR
- a CDS encoding carbon-nitrogen family hydrolase, which produces MKVALIQANVKIGDPDQNFTNIEKLMTKAIERQPDMIVLPEMWNSGYALEKADEVSDLNGERTKEFLSSFAKKNSVMIIGGSTLTSTPQKDFKNTMFVFGQDGRELLSYEKIHLFRLMDEHKYLQAGEKVGLLDYEDMKIGFMICYDLRFPQLSRKLVNEGASLLVNVAQWPTARLDHWRHLLIARAIENQCFIVAVNRCGKSGDTEFPGNSMVIDPLGRVLLEGNDEEEIYHIEISLDEVEEVRNHIPVITDQRLDLY
- a CDS encoding antibiotic biosynthesis monooxygenase family protein, whose protein sequence is MFVMNASFEIDKEHEDRLAHKAKKNKQEILEADGVVSFECWRKEHRETVEYVFVSKWEKQEDFKAWISREEHVEEHKEMNKKKKVEEPAVKIKKTLRSFETLEID
- a CDS encoding sporulation protein Cse60; protein product: MKVKLFDKEHEGDLEEAINRFLKTLSDEQIIDIKYNVATAMTEKDQVYCFSALVMYKKG